Proteins encoded in a region of the Streptomyces sp. PCS3-D2 genome:
- a CDS encoding urease accessory protein UreD, with protein MTTAPPAPRPAAGVRATARIHAVADGRGGTALPLLAGEGPLALRRTRGREAEAGVVLVGAMSAPLGGDHLTVRATAGPGARLSLASAAATLALPGRDGEPARYDVELDLDDDASVRWLPEPLVSVRGSDLRVRTQVRLAPTARLLLREEQALGRHGEPPGLLRSRLTVTHGGRPLLDQELACGPGAPGGWDGPAGLAGHRAVGQLLVVDPAFAQDPPPAAVLGECAVATPLAGPAVLVTALAGDALRLREVLDAACRTYHR; from the coding sequence GTGACCACGGCGCCCCCCGCCCCCCGGCCCGCCGCCGGAGTACGGGCCACCGCCCGCATCCACGCCGTGGCCGACGGGCGGGGCGGGACCGCGCTGCCCCTGCTGGCCGGGGAGGGCCCGCTCGCCCTGCGCCGCACCCGCGGCCGGGAGGCCGAGGCGGGGGTCGTCCTCGTCGGAGCGATGAGCGCCCCGCTGGGCGGCGACCACCTCACGGTCCGCGCCACCGCAGGACCCGGGGCCCGGCTGTCCCTGGCCTCGGCGGCGGCCACCCTGGCCCTGCCCGGCCGGGACGGCGAACCCGCCCGCTACGACGTGGAGCTGGACCTGGACGACGATGCCTCGGTGCGGTGGCTGCCGGAGCCGCTCGTCTCGGTCCGCGGCAGTGACCTGCGGGTGCGCACCCAGGTCCGGCTGGCCCCTACCGCGCGCCTGCTGCTGCGCGAGGAGCAGGCGCTGGGACGCCACGGGGAGCCGCCCGGTCTGCTGCGCAGCCGCCTCACCGTCACCCACGGCGGCCGCCCGCTGCTGGACCAGGAGCTCGCCTGCGGCCCCGGCGCACCCGGCGGCTGGGACGGCCCGGCCGGCCTCGCCGGACACCGGGCCGTCGGCCAGCTCCTCGTCGTGGACCCCGCCTTCGCGCAGGACCCGCCGCCGGCCGCGGTGCTGGGAGAGTGCGCCGTCGCGACCCCGCTCGCGGGTCCGGCCGTCCTGGTGACGGCCCTGGCCGGGGACGCCCTCCGGCTGCGCGAGGTCCTCGACGCGGCCTGCCGTACCTATCACCGCTGA
- a CDS encoding 1-acyl-sn-glycerol-3-phosphate acyltransferase has translation MFYHLLKHVLLGPLLRLLFRPRIEGLENVPAQGAAIVAGNHLSFSDHFLMPAILARRITFLAKAEYFTGPGVKGRLTAAFFRSAGQIPVDRSGKDAGRAALREGLGVLARGELLGIYPEGTRSHDGRLYKGKAGVAAMALGAGVPVIPCAMVGTFEIQPPGQKIPNIRRVTIRFGEPLDFSRYAGMEGERAVLRAVTDEIMYAILGLSGQEYVDRYAAEVKAEEEQARKRARRSTR, from the coding sequence GTGTTCTACCACTTGCTCAAGCACGTGCTCCTCGGACCTCTGCTGAGGCTGCTGTTCCGGCCGCGGATCGAGGGGCTGGAGAACGTCCCCGCGCAGGGCGCCGCGATCGTCGCGGGCAATCACCTGTCGTTCTCCGACCACTTCCTGATGCCCGCGATCCTGGCGCGTCGGATCACCTTCCTCGCGAAGGCCGAGTACTTCACCGGTCCGGGAGTCAAGGGCCGGCTGACCGCGGCGTTCTTCCGCAGCGCCGGGCAGATCCCGGTGGACCGGTCCGGCAAGGACGCCGGCCGGGCCGCCCTGCGCGAGGGGCTGGGCGTGCTGGCCAGGGGCGAGCTGCTGGGCATCTACCCGGAGGGCACCCGCTCGCACGACGGCCGGCTGTACAAGGGCAAGGCGGGGGTGGCCGCGATGGCCCTGGGCGCCGGGGTGCCGGTCATCCCCTGCGCGATGGTGGGAACCTTCGAGATCCAGCCGCCCGGCCAGAAGATCCCCAACATCCGGCGGGTGACGATCCGCTTCGGTGAGCCGCTGGACTTCTCCCGGTACGCCGGCATGGAGGGCGAGCGCGCCGTCCTGCGGGCGGTCACCGACGAGATCATGTACGCGATCCTCGGCCTTTCCGGGCAGGAGTACGTCGACCGGTACGCGGCCGAGGTGAAGGCCGAGGAGGAGCAGGCGCGCAAGAGGGCCCGGCGCAGCACGCGCTGA
- a CDS encoding cytochrome c oxidase assembly protein, with translation MDHSGHGMDLHMDLPPFTLGRGLEFSFDAFFLFGSLLGLALYGWGVLRLRRRGDSWAPGRTIAFTLGVLTVLLVMCTRLNDYGMVMFSVHMVQHMVISMVTPILVLLGAPVTLALRALPPAARGRKGPRELLLALLHSRYMRVITHPAFTIPMFIASLYALYFTPLFDFLMESRAGHISMMVHFFAVGLIFFWPIMGIDPGPHRPGYVMRMLELFAGMPFHAFFGIALMMASQPMIKTYANPPASLGIDPLLDQQWGGGIAWAFSEIPSVLVLIALIYQWYHSEQRTAKRSDRAADRNGDRELEAYNAYLASLQARGR, from the coding sequence ATGGACCACAGCGGGCACGGCATGGACCTGCACATGGACTTGCCGCCGTTCACTCTCGGGCGCGGACTGGAGTTCTCCTTCGACGCGTTCTTCCTGTTCGGCTCCCTGCTCGGGCTGGCGCTGTACGGGTGGGGCGTGCTGCGGCTGCGCCGGCGAGGGGACTCCTGGGCGCCGGGCCGCACCATCGCCTTCACGTTGGGCGTGCTGACCGTGCTCCTCGTGATGTGCACCAGGCTGAACGACTACGGCATGGTGATGTTCAGCGTGCACATGGTCCAGCACATGGTGATCAGCATGGTCACCCCGATCCTGGTGCTGCTGGGCGCCCCGGTGACGCTGGCCCTGCGCGCCCTGCCGCCCGCCGCCCGCGGGCGCAAGGGGCCGCGCGAGCTCCTGCTGGCGCTGCTGCACAGCCGGTACATGCGGGTGATCACCCATCCGGCGTTCACGATCCCGATGTTCATCGCCAGCCTCTACGCGCTGTACTTCACCCCGCTCTTCGACTTCCTGATGGAGAGCCGGGCCGGGCACATCTCGATGATGGTCCACTTCTTCGCCGTCGGTCTGATCTTCTTCTGGCCGATCATGGGCATCGACCCCGGTCCGCACCGTCCGGGCTATGTCATGCGGATGCTGGAGCTCTTCGCGGGCATGCCCTTCCACGCCTTCTTCGGCATCGCCCTGATGATGGCGAGCCAGCCGATGATCAAGACGTACGCGAACCCGCCCGCATCCCTCGGCATCGATCCGCTGCTCGACCAGCAGTGGGGCGGCGGCATCGCCTGGGCCTTCAGCGAGATCCCCTCGGTACTGGTCCTGATCGCCCTGATCTACCAGTGGTACCACTCCGAGCAGCGGACCGCGAAGCGCTCCGACCGGGCCGCGGACCGCAACGGCGACCGGGAGCTGGAGGCGTACAACGCGTATCTCGCCTCGCTTCAGGCGCGTGGCCGGTAG
- a CDS encoding 6-phosphofructokinase yields MRIGVLTSGGDCPGLNAVIRSVVHRAVVDHGDEVIGFHDGWKGLLEADYRKLDLDAVAGILARGGTILGSSRVQPAHLRDGVERARGHVADLGLDAIIPIGGEGTLKAANLLSQAGLPIVGVPKTIDNDISSTDVTFGFDTAVGVATEALDRLKTTAESHQRVMVVEVMGRHTGWIALHSGMAAGAHAIVVPERPFDIDELTAIVGERFSAGKRFAIVVVAEGAKPRPGSMAFEERGKDIYGHERFAGIGTLLAVELENRLGKEARPVILGHVQRGGTPTAYDRVLATRFGWHAVEAAHRGEFGMLTALRGTDIEMVPLAEATSTLKTVPAERYAEAQTVL; encoded by the coding sequence ATGCGCATAGGTGTGCTCACTTCCGGTGGCGACTGCCCCGGCCTCAACGCCGTCATCCGCTCCGTCGTGCACCGTGCCGTCGTCGATCACGGCGACGAGGTGATCGGCTTCCACGACGGCTGGAAGGGCCTGCTGGAGGCGGACTACCGCAAGCTCGACCTCGATGCCGTCGCCGGCATCCTGGCCCGCGGCGGCACCATCCTCGGATCCTCCCGGGTCCAGCCCGCGCACCTGCGCGACGGCGTCGAGCGTGCCCGCGGGCACGTCGCCGACCTCGGGCTCGACGCGATCATCCCGATCGGCGGCGAGGGCACCCTGAAGGCCGCGAACCTGCTCTCCCAGGCCGGCCTGCCCATCGTCGGCGTCCCGAAGACGATCGACAACGACATCTCCTCCACCGACGTCACCTTCGGCTTCGACACCGCCGTCGGGGTCGCCACGGAGGCGCTGGACCGGTTGAAGACCACCGCCGAGTCGCACCAGCGCGTGATGGTCGTCGAGGTCATGGGGCGCCACACGGGGTGGATCGCCCTGCACTCGGGCATGGCGGCCGGCGCGCACGCCATCGTCGTGCCGGAGCGCCCCTTCGACATCGACGAGCTGACGGCGATCGTCGGCGAGCGCTTCTCCGCGGGCAAGCGGTTCGCGATCGTCGTCGTCGCCGAGGGCGCCAAGCCCCGGCCGGGCTCGATGGCCTTCGAGGAGCGGGGCAAGGACATCTACGGCCACGAGCGGTTCGCCGGCATCGGCACCCTGCTCGCCGTCGAGTTGGAGAACCGCCTGGGCAAGGAGGCCCGGCCGGTGATCCTGGGCCATGTCCAGCGCGGCGGCACGCCCACCGCGTACGACCGGGTCCTCGCCACCCGGTTCGGGTGGCACGCGGTGGAGGCGGCGCACCGGGGCGAGTTCGGCATGCTCACCGCGCTGCGCGGGACCGACATCGAGATGGTGCCGCTCGCCGAGGCGACCTCCACCCTCAAGACCGTCCCGGCCGAGCGCTACGCCGAGGCCCAGACGGTTCTCTGA
- a CDS encoding type 1 glutamine amidotransferase: MSDNSLRLVWVYPDLLSTYGDQGNALVVERRARQRGLDVQRVDVRSDQPIPTSGDIYLIGGGEDRPQRLAAERLLRDGGLERAVSNGAIVFSVCAGYQILGQEFVNDQGHRQEGLGLLDVVTVRGEGERCVGDVLADIDPRLGLPQLTGFENHQGVTHLGPTAKPFARVTMGRGNGTGDGTEGAYNDTVFGTYMHGPVMARNPQIADLLLKLALDVNALPAMDDRWYEALRAERIAAATQPA; this comes from the coding sequence ATGAGCGACAACAGCCTGCGTCTGGTGTGGGTCTACCCCGACCTGCTCAGCACGTACGGAGACCAGGGCAACGCCCTCGTGGTGGAGCGCCGGGCCCGCCAGCGCGGCCTGGACGTGCAGCGCGTGGACGTGCGCAGCGACCAGCCCATCCCCACCTCGGGCGACATCTACCTGATCGGCGGCGGCGAGGACCGGCCTCAGCGCCTGGCGGCGGAGCGGCTGCTGCGCGACGGCGGCCTGGAGCGCGCCGTCTCCAACGGCGCGATCGTCTTCTCCGTCTGCGCCGGGTACCAGATCCTGGGCCAGGAGTTCGTCAACGACCAGGGCCACCGTCAGGAGGGCCTCGGCCTGCTCGACGTCGTCACCGTGCGCGGTGAGGGCGAGCGGTGCGTCGGCGACGTCCTCGCGGACATCGACCCGCGCCTGGGCCTGCCGCAGCTGACCGGCTTCGAGAACCACCAGGGCGTCACCCACCTCGGCCCGACGGCGAAGCCGTTCGCACGGGTGACGATGGGCCGCGGCAACGGCACCGGCGACGGTACCGAAGGCGCCTACAACGACACGGTGTTCGGGACGTACATGCACGGTCCGGTGATGGCCCGCAACCCGCAGATCGCGGACCTGCTGCTGAAGCTGGCCCTGGACGTGAACGCGCTCCCGGCCATGGACGACCGGTGGTACGAGGCGCTGCGCGCGGAGCGCATCGCGGCTGCCACGCAGCCCGCGTAG
- a CDS encoding MurT ligase domain-containing protein: MAGNTEPLSPRAKLAVTAGKAAAAVSRAAGRGSGSVIGGKVALRLDPDLLGALAQHLDVVLVSATNGKTTTTRLIAEALRASGPVVSNALGANMPAGITSALAGGSDAKYGVIEVDEKYLAGVARDVTPKVIALLNLSRDQLDRAAETRMLAEKWREGLQGSKAAIVANCDDPLIVWAASSSQNVVWVAAGQEWKDDAWSCPSCGGVMQRPGDDWFCGECGFRRPTPTWVLSGDHVLDPHGSAWPIHLQLPGRANKANAATSAAVAAVFGVPPQVALERMYQVQAVAGRYDVVHFQGRELRLLLAKNPAGWLETFSLIDPPPAPVILSVNARGADGTDTSWLWDVDYPRLAGHPIFVIGDRKLDLAVRLEVAGLDFRVCETIDEAVQLAPPGQIELIANYTAFQDVRRRVGN; the protein is encoded by the coding sequence ATGGCAGGCAACACGGAGCCGCTTTCGCCGCGGGCCAAGCTGGCCGTGACGGCGGGCAAGGCCGCGGCGGCGGTGTCGCGGGCCGCGGGACGCGGAAGCGGATCGGTGATCGGAGGCAAGGTCGCTCTCAGGCTCGACCCCGATCTTCTCGGCGCGCTGGCGCAACACCTCGACGTCGTCCTCGTCTCCGCGACGAACGGCAAGACCACGACGACCCGACTGATCGCCGAGGCCCTGCGGGCCAGCGGTCCGGTCGTCTCCAACGCCCTGGGCGCCAATATGCCCGCGGGCATCACCTCGGCACTCGCCGGCGGCTCGGATGCCAAGTACGGCGTCATCGAGGTCGACGAGAAGTACCTGGCCGGAGTGGCCCGGGACGTCACCCCCAAGGTGATCGCCCTGCTCAACCTCTCCCGCGACCAGCTCGACCGCGCCGCCGAGACCCGCATGCTGGCGGAGAAGTGGCGGGAGGGCCTCCAGGGCTCCAAGGCGGCCATCGTCGCCAACTGCGACGACCCGCTGATCGTCTGGGCCGCCTCCTCCTCGCAGAACGTGGTGTGGGTCGCGGCTGGTCAGGAGTGGAAGGACGACGCCTGGTCGTGTCCCTCCTGCGGCGGTGTCATGCAGCGCCCCGGCGACGACTGGTTCTGCGGCGAGTGCGGCTTCCGCCGCCCGACCCCGACGTGGGTGCTCTCCGGCGACCACGTGCTGGACCCGCACGGCTCGGCCTGGCCGATCCACCTCCAGCTGCCCGGCCGCGCCAACAAGGCCAACGCCGCCACCTCGGCCGCCGTGGCCGCCGTCTTCGGCGTCCCGCCGCAGGTCGCGCTGGAGCGGATGTACCAGGTGCAGGCGGTCGCCGGCCGCTACGACGTGGTCCACTTCCAGGGCCGCGAGCTGCGCCTCCTGCTCGCGAAGAACCCCGCGGGCTGGCTCGAAACGTTTTCGCTGATCGACCCGCCGCCCGCCCCGGTGATCCTCTCCGTGAACGCGCGCGGCGCCGACGGTACCGACACCTCCTGGTTGTGGGACGTCGACTACCCGCGCCTGGCCGGTCACCCGATCTTCGTGATCGGCGACCGCAAGCTGGACCTCGCCGTCCGCCTGGAGGTCGCCGGCCTGGACTTCCGGGTGTGCGAGACCATCGACGAGGCCGTGCAGCTCGCACCGCCCGGGCAGATCGAGCTGATCGCCAACTACACCGCCTTCCAGGACGTGCGCCGCCGCGTCGGCAACTAG
- the def gene encoding peptide deformylase, with translation MRQRLIPGTTGLVRTMSLLGDPVLHSPCPEVTEFGPSLDRLVEDMFATMYAAEGVGLAANQIGVAQRVFVYDCPDDEDVRHVGHVVNPRLVAADGDEFVGPEGCLSLPGLEAGTARFDHAVVEGVTSDGAPVRVSGTGFFARCLQHECDHLDGTVYADRVTGMRARRLRRAIAKAPWGADAQRG, from the coding sequence ATGCGACAGCGCCTGATCCCCGGTACCACCGGCCTCGTCCGCACCATGAGCCTGCTGGGTGATCCGGTGCTCCACTCACCCTGCCCGGAGGTCACCGAGTTCGGCCCCTCCCTCGACCGGCTCGTCGAGGACATGTTCGCGACGATGTACGCCGCCGAGGGGGTCGGCCTCGCCGCGAACCAGATCGGAGTCGCCCAGCGGGTGTTCGTCTACGACTGTCCCGATGATGAAGACGTACGGCACGTCGGGCACGTCGTCAACCCGCGTCTGGTGGCGGCCGACGGGGACGAGTTCGTCGGGCCCGAGGGCTGCCTGTCCCTGCCGGGCCTGGAGGCGGGCACGGCCCGCTTCGACCACGCGGTGGTGGAGGGGGTCACCTCGGACGGCGCGCCCGTGCGGGTCTCCGGTACCGGGTTCTTCGCGCGCTGCCTCCAACACGAGTGCGACCACCTCGACGGGACGGTGTACGCGGACCGGGTGACCGGCATGCGGGCCCGCCGTCTGCGCCGGGCGATCGCGAAGGCCCCCTGGGGGGCCGATGCGCAGCGCGGCTGA
- a CDS encoding TetR family transcriptional regulator codes for METTQQTGEPGAAERRRRELLEAADRVVLRDGPKASMNAIAAEAGITKPILYRHFGDKAGLYQALAVRHTDALLGSLRAALDAPAERRRRVESTLDTYLAAIEARPQVYRFLMHPAEDSHTTERGFDVGLHSAPLLRRLGEELAQVISERVDLGPGGEQLARVWGHGIVGMMHAAGDWWLGERPCGRADLVAGLTDLLWGRLATAGNREDGPGF; via the coding sequence ATGGAGACCACGCAGCAGACCGGCGAACCCGGAGCGGCCGAGCGCCGCCGGCGGGAGCTGCTCGAAGCCGCCGACCGGGTCGTGCTCAGGGACGGCCCCAAGGCCTCCATGAACGCCATCGCGGCCGAGGCGGGCATCACCAAGCCCATCCTGTACCGGCACTTCGGGGACAAGGCGGGCCTCTACCAGGCACTCGCCGTCCGGCACACCGACGCCCTGCTCGGCTCGCTCCGGGCGGCGCTGGACGCCCCGGCCGAGCGGCGCCGGCGGGTGGAATCGACCCTCGACACCTACCTGGCCGCCATCGAGGCCCGCCCGCAGGTGTACCGCTTCCTGATGCACCCCGCGGAGGACTCGCACACCACCGAACGGGGCTTCGACGTCGGCCTGCACTCGGCGCCCCTGCTGCGCAGGCTCGGGGAGGAGCTGGCCCAGGTGATCAGCGAGCGGGTGGACCTCGGCCCCGGCGGGGAGCAGCTGGCCCGGGTCTGGGGCCACGGCATCGTCGGCATGATGCACGCGGCCGGCGACTGGTGGCTGGGTGAACGCCCCTGCGGCCGCGCGGACCTGGTCGCGGGCCTCACCGACCTGCTCTGGGGTCGCCTCGCCACCGCCGGCAACCGCGAGGACGGCCCCGGCTTCTGA
- a CDS encoding acyl-CoA dehydrogenase family protein: MAEFTMELNDDQKQVRDWIHGFAADVMRPAAAEWDEREETPWPVIQEAAKVGIYSLDFYAQQYFDPTGLGIPMAMEELFWGDAGIALSIVGTGLAAIGVVANGTEEQIGTWIPQMYGTPDDVKVAAFCSSEPDAGSDVGSMRTRAVYDQAKDEWVLNGTKTWATNGGIANVHIVVAVVDPELGTKGHASFIVPPGTPGLSQGQKFKKHGIRASHTAEVVLEDVRIPGNCLLGGKEKLDERLARARERARSGGGERVKNAAMATFEASRPAVGAMAVGTARAAYEVALDYAKTRTQFGRPIIDNQGVAFQLADMRTQIDAARLLVWRASWMAVAGRPFESAEGSMSKLFASEVSKKVTAQAVQILGGNGFTREYPVERMHRDSAIYTIFEGTSEIQRLVIARTISGIPIR; this comes from the coding sequence ATGGCGGAGTTCACCATGGAGCTGAACGACGACCAGAAGCAGGTGCGGGACTGGATCCACGGCTTCGCGGCCGATGTGATGCGACCCGCCGCCGCCGAATGGGACGAGCGCGAAGAGACTCCGTGGCCCGTCATCCAGGAGGCCGCCAAGGTCGGCATCTACTCGCTGGACTTCTACGCCCAGCAGTACTTCGACCCGACCGGGCTCGGCATCCCGATGGCCATGGAGGAGCTCTTCTGGGGCGACGCCGGCATCGCGCTCTCCATCGTCGGCACCGGGCTCGCGGCCATCGGCGTCGTGGCCAACGGCACCGAGGAGCAGATCGGCACCTGGATCCCCCAGATGTACGGCACCCCCGACGACGTGAAGGTCGCCGCCTTCTGCTCCTCCGAGCCGGACGCAGGCTCGGACGTCGGCTCGATGCGCACCCGCGCGGTCTACGACCAGGCGAAGGACGAGTGGGTGCTCAACGGCACCAAGACCTGGGCCACCAACGGCGGGATCGCCAACGTCCACATCGTCGTGGCCGTCGTCGACCCGGAGCTGGGGACCAAGGGGCACGCGTCCTTCATCGTGCCGCCGGGCACCCCCGGGCTGTCCCAGGGGCAGAAGTTCAAGAAGCACGGCATCCGCGCCTCCCACACCGCCGAGGTGGTCCTGGAGGACGTGCGGATCCCCGGAAACTGCCTGCTCGGCGGCAAGGAGAAGCTGGACGAGCGCCTCGCCCGGGCCCGCGAGCGGGCCCGCAGCGGCGGGGGCGAGCGCGTCAAGAACGCGGCCATGGCCACCTTCGAGGCCTCCCGGCCGGCCGTCGGCGCGATGGCCGTGGGCACCGCGCGCGCCGCGTACGAGGTCGCTCTCGACTACGCGAAGACCCGTACGCAGTTCGGCCGCCCGATCATCGACAACCAGGGGGTGGCCTTCCAGCTCGCCGACATGCGCACCCAGATCGACGCCGCCCGGCTGCTGGTGTGGCGGGCGTCCTGGATGGCGGTCGCGGGCCGGCCGTTCGAATCGGCCGAGGGTTCGATGTCCAAGCTGTTCGCGAGCGAGGTCTCCAAGAAGGTCACCGCCCAGGCCGTGCAGATCCTCGGTGGCAACGGCTTCACCCGCGAGTACCCGGTCGAGCGGATGCACCGGGACAGCGCGATCTACACGATCTTCGAGGGCACCAGTGAGATCCAGCGGCTGGTGATCGCGCGCACGATCTCCGGCATCCCGATCCGCTGA
- a CDS encoding SRPBCC family protein, with protein sequence MPVIRIVHRTSAPVAEAWSRLTDWERHGAQVPLTRTIIESPPPTHAGTIFTARTGVGRITFDDRMEVVVWRPPVSEAAGLVRLEKRGRAVTGWAEIEIHSLPAGGSEVHWREELHLRGLPRALDPLVAAVGRRVFGRAITRLLAV encoded by the coding sequence ATGCCCGTTATCCGGATCGTTCACCGTACGTCCGCGCCCGTCGCCGAGGCGTGGTCGAGGCTCACGGACTGGGAGCGCCACGGGGCGCAGGTCCCCCTCACGCGGACGATCATCGAGAGTCCGCCGCCGACGCACGCGGGAACGATCTTCACGGCCCGCACGGGTGTGGGAAGGATCACCTTCGACGACAGGATGGAGGTCGTGGTCTGGCGGCCGCCGGTGTCCGAGGCGGCGGGCCTCGTCCGGCTGGAGAAGCGCGGCCGGGCGGTGACGGGCTGGGCGGAGATCGAGATCCACTCCCTACCGGCGGGTGGTTCGGAGGTCCACTGGCGCGAGGAACTGCACCTGCGCGGCCTCCCCCGCGCCCTGGACCCCCTGGTGGCGGCCGTCGGCCGTCGCGTCTTCGGCCGCGCCATCACCCGGCTGCTGGCCGTCTGA
- a CDS encoding DUF5999 family protein, which translates to MCSHQPPCPAADSADHDAARTVASHPEQGWSLLCNGVVIFDDTGELLPDSRAVDPRRPALV; encoded by the coding sequence ATGTGCTCCCACCAGCCCCCCTGCCCAGCCGCCGACAGCGCCGACCACGACGCCGCCCGCACCGTGGCCTCCCACCCCGAACAGGGATGGAGTCTGCTCTGCAACGGAGTCGTGATCTTCGACGACACCGGTGAACTGCTCCCCGACAGCCGTGCGGTGGACCCCCGCCGCCCGGCCCTGGTCTGA
- a CDS encoding NB-ARC domain-containing protein, which produces MFGEYSVNDNQPDSTEDAPGPGAGRPPGNLPAEPAGFIGRQPELQLLGKLLRERRLITLTGVGGVGKSRLALRAVAGADRARPDGAWWVELSPLRDPALLTATVAHAVGLADHSPRPLDEELCAWMADRELLLVLDTCEHLVPECRHLAGELLQSAPGLTILITSREPLRSAIEEVVEVRPLPCEGPDSDALALFRTRALAATPRAAAVFADPERTAVAAEVCRRLDGIPLALELAGARMRLWTVEQMAERIGERFEMLSDVRVSRPPRHRTMRTTIGWSHELCEPLERLLWARLSVFTGDFDIAAARAVCAGGPLPAARVERTLAGLAAKSVVLRTEERGAGARYRLLDTIREYGHDWLGELGETQLVADRHAHWYAALSHAADRGWMGPGQVDWYRRITAEHAQLRTALEHLLGADPSAALEMAGALWFYWFACGHVHEGRAFLERALRLAPRTGLAHNQARWALGLTMVLQGDMDEARRLGEECARDAAHLADPERELRAAYLHAASVLMPGDPVRALRLAGPQARAAHGGRTTGPGWLLCKLATGYSLCALGRFEEAAEEAHSLREACAELGERWMRAYADYVLAVAALGLGDHGEAARHVRAMLSGKRLLGDRLGIALGLDLLAAAVAGLGDGELAARLLGTGHAWWRTVGRPQMGSPSLTAVRDRSERQARAAIGDAAFEAAFRGGAAAPTG; this is translated from the coding sequence GTGTTCGGTGAGTACTCGGTCAATGACAATCAGCCAGATTCCACGGAAGATGCCCCCGGGCCGGGAGCCGGCAGACCGCCGGGCAACCTGCCCGCGGAGCCCGCCGGCTTCATCGGCAGACAGCCCGAACTCCAGCTGCTCGGGAAGCTGTTGCGCGAGCGCAGACTGATCACCCTGACCGGGGTGGGAGGCGTCGGCAAGTCCCGGCTCGCCCTGCGCGCGGTCGCCGGCGCCGACCGGGCCCGGCCCGACGGCGCCTGGTGGGTCGAGCTGTCACCACTGCGCGATCCCGCCCTGCTGACCGCCACCGTCGCGCACGCCGTCGGCCTCGCCGACCACTCCCCCCGCCCCCTCGACGAGGAACTTTGCGCGTGGATGGCCGACAGGGAGCTCCTGCTGGTCCTGGACACCTGCGAGCACCTGGTTCCCGAGTGCCGCCACCTGGCGGGCGAACTCCTGCAGTCGGCACCCGGGTTGACCATCCTGATCACCTCCAGGGAGCCCCTGCGCAGCGCGATCGAAGAGGTCGTCGAGGTCCGCCCGCTGCCCTGCGAAGGACCCGACAGCGACGCCTTGGCCCTCTTCCGCACCCGCGCGCTCGCCGCGACCCCGCGCGCCGCGGCCGTCTTCGCCGACCCGGAGCGGACCGCCGTCGCCGCCGAGGTATGCCGACGCCTCGACGGCATCCCCCTCGCCCTGGAACTCGCCGGCGCCCGGATGCGGTTGTGGACGGTCGAGCAGATGGCCGAGCGGATCGGCGAGCGCTTCGAAATGCTGTCGGACGTCCGCGTCTCCCGGCCGCCCCGGCACCGGACGATGCGGACCACGATCGGCTGGAGCCACGAGCTGTGCGAGCCGCTGGAACGGCTCCTGTGGGCCCGACTCTCGGTGTTCACCGGCGACTTCGACATCGCTGCGGCGCGCGCCGTATGCGCGGGCGGACCACTGCCGGCCGCCCGGGTCGAACGCACGCTCGCCGGTCTCGCCGCCAAGTCCGTGGTCCTGCGCACCGAGGAACGCGGCGCCGGCGCCCGCTACCGGCTGCTGGACACGATCCGCGAGTACGGGCACGACTGGCTGGGCGAGCTCGGCGAGACGCAGCTGGTCGCCGACCGGCACGCCCACTGGTACGCGGCGCTCTCGCACGCCGCCGACCGGGGCTGGATGGGCCCGGGGCAGGTGGACTGGTACCGGAGGATCACCGCCGAGCACGCGCAGTTGCGTACGGCCCTGGAACACCTGCTCGGCGCCGACCCGTCGGCAGCGCTGGAGATGGCCGGGGCGCTGTGGTTCTACTGGTTCGCGTGCGGGCACGTGCACGAGGGCCGCGCCTTCCTGGAACGGGCCCTGCGGCTCGCCCCTCGCACCGGGCTCGCCCACAACCAGGCCCGGTGGGCCCTCGGGCTCACCATGGTCCTCCAGGGCGACATGGACGAGGCGCGGCGCCTCGGCGAGGAGTGCGCCCGGGACGCGGCCCACCTGGCCGACCCCGAGCGGGAGTTGCGCGCCGCCTACCTGCACGCGGCGTCGGTCCTGATGCCGGGCGACCCGGTACGGGCCCTGCGGCTGGCCGGCCCGCAGGCCCGTGCCGCCCATGGCGGGCGCACCACCGGACCGGGCTGGCTCCTGTGCAAGCTGGCCACCGGATACTCCCTGTGCGCGCTGGGACGCTTCGAGGAGGCGGCCGAGGAGGCGCACTCGCTGCGGGAGGCCTGCGCGGAGCTGGGCGAGCGCTGGATGCGGGCGTACGCGGACTACGTCCTGGCGGTGGCCGCGCTGGGCCTGGGCGACCACGGGGAGGCCGCACGCCACGTACGGGCCATGCTTTCCGGGAAGCGGCTCCTCGGCGACCGGCTGGGCATCGCGCTCGGCCTGGACCTGCTGGCCGCAGCGGTGGCCGGACTGGGCGACGGCGAGCTGGCGGCGCGCCTGCTGGGCACCGGGCACGCCTGGTGGCGCACGGTGGGCCGACCGCAGATGGGCTCGCCCTCGCTGACGGCCGTACGGGACCGGAGCGAACGGCAGGCGCGGGCGGCGATCGGAGACGCCGCCTTCGAGGCGGCGTTCCGGGGCGGGGCGGCGGCGCCCACGGGCTGA